TTCGAACCGGCGGGCACCCGGTACTTCGCTCGGGTCGGCCTCGTACACGCCGTCGACATCCTTGATCAGCCGTACCCGATGGGCCTGCAGGCGATCGGCGAAGAACACTGCGCTGAGGTCAGTGCCGCCGCGGCCGAGGGTGACGACGCCATGCTCCTCATGGTCGGCGATGAAGCCGGGAACCACAACCACATCCTGCTGCTGAAGCGCGGCGAGCACGTGGGCGGCATCGAGATCGACGAGGTCGGAATCGAGGGCGGGACCTTCCGCCACCAGCTTCATCTCATGCGGATCGAGGGTCGCCGCACGGACACCGACCTTGGCCAGCGCCAGTGCCAGCAATGCGGCCGAGCGGAGTTCCCCGACGCGGGCCAGCCGCGCCACGAGATTGGCCGGAGCCGCTTCGCCGCCGACCCGCTCGGCCTGGCCCAGCAGCGCGTCGGTGTCGCCGGCCAGCGCAGAGACGACCGCGACGACCTTCTCGCCCTCGCGGACATGGGCGTAGATTTCCTGCACCACCCGCGGGAAGTCGCGCTCGTCGCGGACGACCGAGCTTCCGAACTTGAGCACGCACAGGGCGTGGGCTGGTGGCAGGTGATGGGCTTGAAGGTGAAGCTGCTGGGACATGGGTGGGATCGCTTTCGGCTGGAAAAAGAACAAGAAAAAACCCGCTCTCCGGGTGGAGGGCGGGTCGGGTGAAACCTGGTTGTCAGACCAACGTCAGCCGCTCGCGCCCCACGGGTGCAGTGTGGTGATAATGGTCATGGTGATGGCGGTACGGCCGGCGCACGACACCGCGGCGCCGAAGGGCGCGAGGGCGGCAGCGAGGAGCGATTGACCTTGCATGGGATCCCAAAGCTGTCAGCAACGACCAACCCTGTCAACCCACGCCCGGTAGAATTCAGGATCGATCGCTCATAAGCGGCTGAGCCGACCCGCAAAATTTCGATCTTTTGGGATCCCTCGCGCCGGTGGACGACAGGCGGCGTCATCAGTAAGAAGCCCGTCGGAGCGAGGGAATGAAATTAACATGATGGTTGAAGGGCACGGCGCGGCCGGCCGCGTGGCCCGGCATATCCGGCAGCTGATCGTCGAAGGCGTGCTGGAGCCCGGCGCGCGGGTGGCCGAGGCGACGCTGGCCGAACGGCTGGGCGTGTCTCGTACCCCCGTCCGCAATGCGCTTCCCGTGCTTGCCAGCGAGGGCCTGCTGGAGCCGGTCGGCAAGCGCGGCTTTGCGGTGCGTGCCTTTACCAAGGAGGAGAGCTACGCCGCGACCGAGCTGCGCTGCGTGCTGGAAGGCTATGCCGCGCGCAAGCTCGCCTTGCGCGAAGACCGCGCCCCGGTGGTCGAGCAACTGCGCGAGGCGATGACCGACGGCGACGCCATCTTCACCAAGGGCTTTCTCGAACGCGAGGACGAGGATCGCTACGCCGCGATGAACCGGCGCTTCCACGACTTGGTGGTCAGCGGCGCCGGCGACAGCCTGCTGCAGGACATGATCCAGCGGGTCTACGCCATCCCCTTCGTCGCGCCCGACGTGGTCGCCTTCAACCGCATTCCGGCCGAAGAGATCTTCCCGATCCTGATGTCGGCCCAGCACCAGCATCATGCGATGATCGATGCCATCGCCGCTGGCCAGGCCGACTTTGCCGAAAGCCTGATGCGCGGTCATTCGGCGGCCGCCCGCCGCAGCCTCGGCCTCGAGGAACGGTTCGACGAGGCGCCCATTTCAGGCGCAGCGTAGCCGGGCCGGCCGGGGCGCCGCCGCCCGGTCGAGCCCGTCCGTCAGGTCGGCCAGCAGGTCGGCCGCTTCCTCGATCCCGACCGACAGCCGCAGCAGCCCGGCGCCGATCCCGGCCCGCTGCCGCACTTCGGCGCTCATCGCCGCATGGGTCATGGTTGCCGGATGCGCGACGAGGCTCTCCACCCCGCCGAGGGATTCGGCGAGGCTGAAGCACTGCAGCCCATCGAGAAAGGCCCGCACCGCCTCTTCTCCGCCGGCAAGCTCGAACGAGATCATCCCGCCGAATCCGGCCTGCTGCCGGGCGGCGATCGCATGGCGGGGGTGCGTCGCAAGCCCGGGATAGTGCACCGCTTCCACGCCGGAGTGAGCGGCCAGCAGGTCGACTACCCGCGCGGCATTTTCCTGGTGGATGCGGATCCGCGCCGGCAGCGTCCTCAGGCCGCGCAAGGTCAGGAAGCTGTCGAACGGCGAGCCCGTCAGCCCCAGCGCATTGGCCCACCACGCCAGTTGCTCATGCACCGCCGCGTCCTTCGCCACCACCGCGCCGCCGACCACGTCGCTGTGCCCATTGATATATTTGGTCGTCGAATGAAGCACGATGTCGGCGCCGAAGCCGATTGGGCGTTGCAGGGCGGGCGAAAGGAAGGTGTTGTCGACCACCGTCAGCGCCCCGGCCTCGTGCGCCGCGGCGATCGTCGCAGCGAGATCGGTGATCCGCAGCAGGGGATTGGACGGCGTCTCGATCCACACCAGTGCCGGCTTCTGCTTCAGCGCCGCGGCAAGGGCCGCCGCGTCGGTGAAGTCGACGGTAGTCAGCTCGAAATGGCCCCGCCGCGATAGTGCGTCGAACAGGCGCCAGCTTCCGCCATAGCAATCGTGCGGCACCAGCAGGCGGTCGCCCGGCTTCAGCACGGCGTGAAGGACCAGGGTTTCCGCGGCCAGACCACTGGCGGTGACCACCGCGCCATGGCCGCCCTCCAGCTCGGCCAGCGCCTCGGCCAGTTGGTCTCGGGTGGGATTGCCGCTGCGGCTGTAGTCGTAGGTGCGCTTCTCGCCAAAGCCGGCAAAGGTGAAGTTGGACGACAGCACGATCGGCGGCGCCACCGCGCCAAAGGCGGTGTCGCAATCGATCCCGGCGCGCACCGCCGTCGTCGCGAAGTGGCGCTCAGTCATGATCGTACTCCAGGTTTTCAAGGAAGTCGGACAGGAGTGATGCGACGAGTGCATGCTCCTTGAGGAAGCTGTCGTGGCCGAAGCGGGTCGGCAGTGCCGCGAAACGACCCCGCGGTGCCCGCTCGGCCAGTTCGGCGATGTCGGCGCGGGGGATCAGGCAATCGTCGAGCGCGGCGGCGAACAGGGCAGGGACGGTGATCCGCTCGGGCTCGATGGCGTGAAGGTCGATCGATTCCGACAGGCGACGATAGGCGACGGTGCAGACCCGGGCTGAATGGCGCGTGCCCTGCGCATCGAGATAGGGCTCGGCCCCGCAGGTGACACGCTCGCCGGTCAGGCAGGGCGAGGCGGCAAAGCGATCGGCGAATTCCTCCGGCGTGCGGTAGGCGGTCATCGCCATCTTGCGGGCCAATGCCACCCCGGCGCGCGGATCACCCAGCCGCTCGCCCAGCTCGACCGCCTGCCGCTGCAAGGCGCGCTGGGCGGAGACGAAAGGGTGCGCCCGGTGCGCGGCGCTGATCGCCAGCAGCCTGCCGCAACGGTCCGGCGCGAGCGCCGCCAGGTGCATGCCGGTCATCCCGCCATAGCTCGCCCCGATGAAGGCGGCGGCGGAATCGATGCCGAGATGATCCATCGCCAGCAGGATGGCGCGAGCCTGGTCGGCGGGATGGATCGGGCGATCGAGCGATCCGTCGGCCCCGACCCAGTCGATCGCCAGCCGGCGGAAACGCCCAAGCACGTCGGCCTGCGCTTCCCACCAGCCGGCGCTGGGGTCATCATCGCTGGCGATCACATGGGCGTCGGCCGAAATGCCGCCGGCGAGGATCAGCAGCGGGGCCTGCTCGTCGCCGGCAAGTTCGAAGCGGATGGTGACCGGCGCAGCTGGGCCGTGGACGAAGGGCAGGGTGGCCCGACAGCTGCCGGAGCCTTCCGGCTCCTCGCGGATGATCCTCAGATTGGCTGCGCTCACCTGGCCGTCACTCCCTCGTCCACGAGGGTCCGGACGGGCGGCGAGTGGACGAACGGCTCCGACCATCGGAGCGATCCGGACCATCTGCCGGCAAGCCCGAGGGCTCCCGCAGGACTTGGCACCATTGAGCCGGACGTGATGTCCGTCTCCGGTTGCCCCGGCTTCTTCGGGCCTGTCCCTCAGCCGGTCTCGATGGAAAGGCCATCATCGCCGTTCGGTAGCGGTAGAGTCAAGACGGGATCCCGAAATAACATCCGCTATGTGTCCGGTCGCGCAGTCTCCCCCACGCCGAAACGGTCCGGCACGCAATGGCAAGCGGGTGAATTTAACCCCCTTGCGCTCGCAATCGAATCAAGGCAGCTTAGGCAAACGGCAGCCATTTTAGGGCGGCCAAGGGACCAAAGCGAGCGACATGCTTCGATACCGGGTCATGGTGAACTTTACAGGCCGGCATTCCTACGGGGTGCCGGAGATGCTGTTCAACACCTGATCTGAGCGCTTGCCTCCCCCCGCGGACAAGCGCGGCGAGGCAAGAAAATGAATCCCAAATCGCAGAATATCATCAGTCCCATCCCGCCCGTCCTCGACGTGCTGCGGAAGGATATCGACTGGATCGACGACCAGATCCTCGACCTGCTCGAACAGCGCTATGCGGTGGTCAAGAAGGTCGCCTGGGCCAAGAACCGCGACGCCGAACAGGCGCTGGCACTGCGCCCGGCGCGTGAAGCCGCCATCCTCGACCGGCTCACTGCCCGTGCGATCCACGTCCCCCAGGCCGACGTCGCGCATATCTGGCGCTCGATCCTGTCGCTCAGTTCGCACCACCAGCGGGCCTATCGCATCCTGGTGTCGGGCCCGGACACGGCGCGCGTGGCGTTGCTCACGCTTGCCGCGTCACGCCACGCGGGCGTTGCGGTCGAATGGCTGGAGGACGGCGCCGCCGCCCTTGAAGCCGCCGGGCGCGGGGAAGCAGTGCTGCTGGTCCCCGCCGACCAGTGGGACGCGGGGCGCCATGTCGGGCTCGACCTCATCGCCCAGCATCCGACCGGCTGCCTCGACCATCCCTGGGCGCTCGAACTCGGCCGGCTCGGCAGCGACGAGGCGAGCCGTGCAGATTGGAGCCCGCACAGCTGGCAAACCAGGGTCCACCAGCAGCAACCGGCCTATCCCGAACCGCAGGCCGCCCGCGAAGCCATGCGCGAGCTTGCTGCCGGTAGCGGCATCGTCCCGCTCGACGAAGTCACCGAACTGCAGGCGCTGGTCGCCGAGGCGCAAGCGGGTCGGGGCCTGCTGATCCAGGCCGGCGATTGCGCCGAGCGGATGGACGCCGATGCTGAAGAGGTGCGCGCGATGGCCGCGCTGGTTGACCGGCTCGGCACGGAACTGGAAGAGCGGCTCGGGCTTCCCGCCACCCGCCTTGGCAGGCTCGGCGGCCAATATGCCAAGCCCCGTTCGCAGGCTGCCGAGGGGGAGGGCGCCGCGCGCGTTCCAGCCTATCGGGGCGACGCCGTCAACGGCCGCGCTGCCTGTCCGCTCGAGCGTACGGCCGATCCTTCGCGCCTGCTGCTCGCCGGCGACCAGGGCCTGCGGGTGCGCGGATGGCTTGAAACGGCCGCAGTCCGCACCAGCCACGAGGCCCTGCTCCTCGACTATGAAACGGCGCTGACCCGCACCGCCGGTGGCACGAGCTGGGCAAGCAGCGCGCACAGCCTGTGGCTCGGCGATCGCACCCGCGACCTCGCCGGCGCGCACGTCGAATATCTGCGCGGCATCGCCAATCCGCTCGGCATCAAGTGCGGTCCGACGCTCGGCCCCGAGCAGCTCGTCGCCTTACTCGATCGTCTCGATCCCAACGGCACGCCGGGACGCATCATGCTGGTGTCGCGGCTGGGAGCCGCCCATGTCGAGGATCGCCTCGCGCCGCTGATGGCGGCGGTGAAGGACAGCGGCCGCTCGGTCTTGTGGCTGTGCGATCCGATGCACGGCAACAATCTCACGGCGAACGGGACCAAGGTCCGGCTGATGACCGACATCGTCGCCGAAGTCGGCGCTTTCGTCCGCACCGCACGCAGCCTCGGCGTCCACCCCGGCGGCCTCCACCTCGAAGTTACGCCGCGCCCGGTGCTCGAATGCGTCGAGCGGATCGAGGATGCGACCGCCGATCGACCTTTCGAGAGCCTGTGCGATCCGCGCCTCAATGCCGAACAGGCCGTGCGCGTGATCCTCGCCTACGCCGCTGCGATGGAGAGCCGCGCGTGACCGCCGCCGCCCGCATCGTCGCCTACCTCGGCGGCAACGGCAGCTTCTCGGAGGAAGCATGTCGGCGCTTCGTGCCCGCGCACCAGTTGATGCCGCTCGGCGACTTCGCGTCGGTCGCGCGCGCGGTGTGCCAGGGGTCGGCCGATCTCGCCCTGTTGCCCGTGTCGAACAGCCGGGTCGGGCCGATCGCCACCGTCCGGCACCTGCTCGCCCATCCCGAACTGCGCGTCGTCGGCGAACAGGTGCTCGGCGTTCGCCTGCATCTCCTTGGCTGTGAGGGGGCGGACATCACCACCATCCGCCACGTGTCGAGCCATCCCGCCGCGCTGATCCAGTGCGCGCCCTACCTCGACGGACGCGAGTGGATCGCCATTCCGGCAGCGAGCACGTCCGAAGCCGCGCGCCAGCTGGCGGCGTCGAACGATCCGTCGCGCGCGGCCATTGCCTCGGAAGCGGCGGCCGCCATTTACGGCCTGCGGGTGCTTGCGCGCGACCTTCAGGGGGAGGCCGAAAACATCACCCGCTTCGCGATCGTCGAGCGGCGCGACCAGTTCGCCTGAGCCGAGCCACAGTCCTTCGCGCCGTCCGCTTATTGTATTTCTACGTAATCGCAACGTCCGCTCCAGCGGATCATAAGCGCCTCATCGACCTTGATGAATGGAGCTGGACCCGATGCGGGGACGGAAAGACGAAACAGCGCGTTGCATGCGGTTCGATGGTCTGACCCTGGCCCAGGCAAGTCTCACTGCCGGTTCTGGACTGGCACTGACCCTCTTGTCGAACGTCGCTCCGGTGGGCGCAACGCTTGCGTGGATCGCCATGTCGACGACCGCGGCGCTGGCCCTCGGGCAATGGGGCCGACGCCGGGTCAGCGATCGGCATCGCGCCAGTCTCGCCCAGGTCGAAGAGCAGATGCGCGTCATCTTTGCCGAGAATGTCTCGCGCGGCCTCGTTCTCGACCACCTGCGAGGCGGGCTCAACCGGCTCGCGGCGGGGGATGTCACGCACCGTTTGAAGAGCCAGTTTTCGCGATTCTACGAGCCGCTCCGCAACGACTTCAACGCCGCGGCGGCCAGGCTCGCCGAAGCCCAGGCCGCAGCCCTGCGCATCAATCGCCGCGCCGCCCACCTTCGCGACACCTGCCAGGACCACGCCTGTCGCTCCGACTGGCAACCCGAGCTTGCCCATCTGATGGGATCTTCCGGCAAGATTTCGGGCAATCTGGCTCTGGCGGAAGCACTTGCGCTGCAAGCGACGACCGATCTCGAGTTATTGGCAGGCGGCCTCGATCGCTCGGTTCGCGCAATGAGCGTCATCGAAGCCGGATCCAAAGAGGCGCTCACGACCTTGAAGGAACTGGATGCCCTTGCTCTTCGCACCAGCCTTCTGGCGCTCCAGGTCGGGGACGAGGCAGGAGAAACCGGCGCCTTGCCCGCACTCAAGGAGGAAGCACGCCAACTGGCCGAACAGTCCGCCACCACGGCAATGGTCGTCAGGGAGCGATTCGGCGCAGGTTTCAAGCTTGTCGCGGAGGGCGTTCAGTCCCTTGCCTCGGTCGCGGGAGTGATGCCGCTGCTGGCCGCTCGCCTCCAGGAGGCCAAGGAGGTCGTCGGCGAAGCGTCGGTCACCGCCGACATCCATTCGTTCGGCCTGCAGAACATCGCGACGGTATGGGGCCAGATCGAGTTCGCGACCGATCAGAATGCCGCAACGCTGGCGGAGGCTGCCTCGACCGCGCGATCGCTTGTCGCGGAAACCGAGCGCCTGACGCCCAGGACCGATAGTGCCGCCGACAGGCCAGGTGCCCGGCCACCGGCCCCGACCCGGCATCGGACCACGCCACCGGTTCGGCCGGCGCGAGCAGCCGTTGGCTCCTTCCCCCTTGCGGCATGCCAGCCAGCGCAGTGGGTCGGCTGATGACCCACCGACCGGCAAACGTCAGGGCAGTGCCGCCATTCCCCGTCGACCTGCGACATCTCCGAAGCAGTGCCCGGCTGACCGGAGTCACCGGCAATCCTCTAGAAACAGGAGGGATGGCGCGACCACCGGCCCGACAGGAACCAAAGCTCATGGCAGGGGGAAGTGTGCTTGTCGTCGATGACGAGGTCGAGATCGTCGAGGAGCTGTGTGAGCTACTGGGTATGTTCGGCCATATCACGCACGGGGCGCACTGCGTGCCCGAAGCCCTGGAACTGCTCGGCCGCGGCATCGACGTGACGACCATCATCAGCGATTTCCGGATGCCCGGGCCAAGCGGGCTCGACCTCCTCAGAAGCTGCCGGGCAAGCGCCTCCGACAGCCAGCGAACCTGTCGCTTCTACCTCATGACAGGTCAGACGGATCTGACCGATGCTGCTCTGCAGGAACTGGCCCAGGGCGGTGCATCGGTGATCGGAAAGCCGGTCGGTCCGAAGACGCTTCTGAGCCTGATCGCCGGAGACGTCGGCGCATGACCGCCCCGGTCCCGCACGACAGCTTCACCTTTCCGGTCTCTCACGCTCGCCAGCGCCGGCGGCTGCGCAAGCGGCGGCGACTGTTCGCTCAACATCTCCTCGTGCTGCTCGCGGCTGTCGGGCTGGCGGTGTCCAGTCAGCGCGTCATCATGGCTCCCGGGCTGGAGCTTTATCTCGGGCCGCTCTTCTACCTGTTTGCCTTCTGGCTGTTTGGAGTTCGCGCCGGGGTCGCAGTGGCGGTCATCACCATGGCGCCGACCTACTTCTGGTGGGGGCATCCGTTTTCGGTGGTCCTGGGAGTCGGTCACGTGCTCTTCCTGCACTGGATCGGGCAGCGTCAGGCAAACTACAGCATCGCCACCCTGGTCTACGGGGCCACCTTTGCAGCAGCGGCGGGCTACGCGCTGATCATCTGGAATTACGAGGTTCCACCTGCGCTTGCGACCCTGCTGGTTCTTCGAAAGATCCTCAACGACGTTCTGTTCGCCGCGATCGTGGATTGCGTTCGCCTGCTTCTGCAGGTGGATAAGCGGCGGATCGCCCTGGTCCGCCGACGCTGCGTCTGGCTTCCGGCAGCGGTCACCACGTCGACCATGTTCTTCGCGGTGACGGGCTGCATGGCGCTCTTCGTTGTCGAGGTCGGCAATTTCAGCATGCGCTTCGACGCCGCGATTCGTGATGTTGATACGGAAGTGTTGCGGATCACAGATCTCGAACATGCCGCAGTGCACAGCGTGCGAGGGACGCATGAAGTGCAAACCTTCATGGGACCGGTGCAGGTACTGATGGCCCCCAGCCGGGCCCTGCTTGGCGACACCGCCAGGATCGGCCGCGAACTCGGCTGCAGCACCTTTGATGATGGCCGGCAAGTCACGGGGCCTAACGATCGCGGAACCTTCGCCTATTGGGTCAACGCCTGTCGCGTCGGTGAGCTCGGCGGAACGGGCCACGAACTTGCCTATGCCGCATCGATCCGTCCGCTAGTACTGAAAGCGTACCAGACCCTGCTCACTGAATTGCTGGCAGTGATCGCCTTGGCGGCGCTGGGCATCATCAGCTGTCAGTGGCTTCGACGTCTCACCCACAACACGATGATCAGCTGGTTCGAGGTGGTTCGCGATTTCGGCACGCCGGGCCTGGTCGCGCCGCCACCCGTGCCGCTCAAGGATTTTCAGCCCGCGATCGATGCCTTCGTTCACGAGAATAATGCTTATGTCGCATTGGCGCGCGAGCGAGAGCAGCTTGCGCTTGCGGTTGGCGAATTGAAGAATGCCATCGATCTCACGCTGATAGCCGACATCTATTTCGACCAGGCAGCGGGTGAGCTCGTCTTCGACCGCCTCGATAATACGAGCCGGGAAAACCATCGCCTCCTGATCCATGAGGGCGATCGCCAGGAGCTCGTCACCGCCGCCGGCAAGTCCGAAGTGATGGTCGAATTCAGGCCCGCGGATGGCGCGGCCACCGAATGGTACATGCTGATCGCCCGTAATCCGGACTTGCAGTCCCGCTGGAAGGCCGGCTGCATGCTGCGACTTCGACAGTCGAAGATGCAGCAGGATCGGATGCTGCACCAAGGGCGCCTGATGGACCTCGGTGGCATGGCCTCGGCACTTAGCCATGAGATCAAGCAACCCTTGTTCACCATCGCGCTCGCCGCCGAGAACGCCTTGTTCCAGGTCGAGGCGAGCGGCGACGAGAGCCTCACGCCGATCATCAAGAAGCTGGGGCGGATCGGCGATCAGGTCGATCGCGCCCGCTCGATCATCGATCAGGTCAGTCATTATGCACGCCTCGAAACGCCCGAGGGCGAGTTGTTCGATCCGATGGAGGCGGTGACCGCGTCGGCGAGTTTTGTTCGTCCCATGCTCGTTGCCGACGAGATGACTCTCTCGATCGCCCATGATCATGATCAGTCGTTACGGGTCTCGATGGCGAGGGTCGGGCTCGAGCAGATCGTCGTCAACGCGCTCCAGAACGCCCACGATTCCATCCTCACCCGGCGGCAGGGCGGCGATCCTACTCCCGGACGGATCACGATCGGACTGCGCAAGGTCGAGGAACTGGTCGAGATCACCATTGCCGATAACGGTACGGGCCTGTCGGGAGAGGCAAGCAGCAAGGCGTTCGAAGCCTTCTTCACGACCAAGGGACCGCATCGCGGAACCGGGCTCGGGCTGTACATCTGCCGGCAGATCATGATCGAGGCGGGGGGAAGAATGGACCTGTCCAACGGTTCCGAGGGCGGAGCCGTCCTTACCATCACCGTGCCGTGCCGGACCGCTATCGCATCTGCCATCGGGCATTTCGCATGAGCGGCCCGCTGGTCCATCTGCTCGAAGACGACGAGCCGAGCGGCAAGCTGCTGCAGCAGTCACTCAGGCAGCGCGGCTACGAGACGTGCTGGACCCCGCGGGTCCGCGACCTCAAGATCGATCCCAATCGCAGCAATGTCGTCGTGCTTGATCTCGCCATGCCCGAGATCGATGGGTTCGGAGCCATCGACCGCATCGCCAAGGATCGCAACGTTGCCCGGGTGATCATCGCCAGCGGGCAACAGCCGCGCGTCATCAATGCAGCGCTGATGACGGCTCAGTCGGCCGGACTGACGGTGGTCGGTACGCTTCAGAAACCCTACACCGCACGAAGACTCATCGAACTGCTGGAAACCCGCTTCGCGCCTTACCAGGATCCGGAACGTAGGGGGGAGGACTGGGTGAAGGAGCGGCTGGCTGAGGGGAGCCTGGCCGATCGCACCACCGTGCATTTCCAGCCCAAGCATTCGCTCGCCACCAAGTCGCTGGTGGGATTCGAGGCGCTTGCCCGGGCAGCCGATGGTTCGCCCATTTCCCCCGATCTGCTGTTCGGCGACCTCGTGCCGATCGACACCACGCTGGCGATCACCTGCCGGGTCATCCAGCAAAGCGTGGCGGCAATCCGGCGCTTTGAACATCAGCCAATGACAATCGCCTTCAACTGCCGGGCGGAAGTGCTTTGCCACCCCCTGTTCCTTCCGCAACTGGAGGCGCAGGTTTCGGCCGCGGGGATCGATCGTTCCTGCCTGACCGTGGAATTGACCGAGCATCCGACGCTTGAAGGTCTGCAACCGCTTTCGCGCGCGGCAAGCCAGCTCACCATGCTCGGCTACAATTTCGCCGTCGACGATTTCGGCAAGGGAAACGCTGGCTTCGAATTGCTGATGCAATTGCCGTTCACCGAGCTGAAGATCGACAAGGACTTCTTCTGGAGCGTGCTCGAAGGTGGAGCGGCAATGCAGATGCTTCGCGAGGTGATCGGCTATTGCCGCGCGCAAGGCATTCTCACGACCATCGAAGGCATCGAGTCCGATGCCCAGCAGGAATTCGCAACGGCGCTCGGGGCCGATCTCGGGCAGGGCTTCCTGTGGGGCAGGGCGGCACCGCTGTGATAAGCGGCGGGTTGGCCGCGTCCCGCTCTCGTCGCTGCTATAATGAGGCGATGGACAAGGACCTCGACGCGCAGCCCGGCCGTGGCCTCGTCTACGTGGTCGACGACGATGCGGATCTGCGAACCGAGCTCTGCGAATTGTTGTGCAACAACCGGTTCGAAGCACTGCCATTCGGTGACGGTGCCCAATTTCTCGACGCCATTCGTCCCGGCGATCCTTCCTGTGTCTTGCTCGACGTGCGCATGCCGGGTGTCGATGGGATCACCGCTCAGACGCGTCTTCGAGCCAAGGCGCCGCTTGCGGCCGTGATCATGCTGTCAGGCCACGGCGACATCCCGATTGCGGTTCAGGCAACGAAGGCGGGGGCGATCGACTTCATCGAGAAGCCGGTTGCGGCCGGCGCCTTGCTCTGTTCGATCGACGACGCGCTTGCCACCGCCCGGGCGAGACAGAGCGACCTGGAGCCGACCGGCGAGGCCCGCCGCCTGGTGGCGACGCTGTCGCACCGTGAATATCAGGTCCTGCGCGGGATGGTCGGAGGGCTGCAGAACAAGGTCATCGCCTATCGCCTCAGCCTCAGTCAGCGGACAGTCGAGATCTACCGGGCCAAGGCAATGAAGAAGCTTCGCGCGCGTTCACTGCCGCTTGCGGTCCAGACCGCGCTGGTCGCCGGCGTGCCGCCACTCGATAGTGGTGATGGCACGCCGGCCGATGCGTGTTTATACCTGTCGGCCTAGGCGAAGAGCCACAGATCCACGGTCTTGAAATCGTGCCTGAACGCGAAGTCGTCGGCGGCATCGAAACGGTAGGATTGCGATGCGGCAGCCTCGGTATAGTCACCGGTCTTGACCCCGGCGAGCGAGGACAGGCCAAGCAGGGTCACCGATCCGCCTGCAGTCAGGTTGATCCGCAGATCGGCAACGCCGTCCCCGTTGGTGTCGCCGACCTGGCTCGAGCGGATCGCGGTCCCGTCGAACAGCAACGTGTCGTTGGCGATGTCGAAGTCACGGATCACGTCGTTGCCGCCGCGCGCGGCGAGCACGAAGGCATCGCGTCCGGCGCCGCCTTCCAGCAGGTCGTCGCCCTGGCCACCGATCAGCAGGTCGTTGCCGCGACCGCCGAACAGCTGGTCGTTGCCGTTTCCGCCGTCGAGGTGGTCGTGGCCGTCGAGACCGAACAGCCGGTCGATGCCGTTGCCGCCGGACAATCGGTCCTCGCCGCCGGTGCCGTTCACCACGTCATCGCCATTGCCGGCGTTGACGGTGATTCCGTCGGCCAGACCGGTCACCGTCACGGCGACGGTCGCGGTGCTGGTCAGGCCGCCCTTGTCGGTCACGGTATAGGTGAACCGGTCGGTAGCGGTCGCGCCGGGCGCCAGCGCGTCGAACGCATCATTGTCGGCGACGTAGCGAAGGTTTTGCGAAGTGGCGTCGAATACCAGGCTGCCAAGCGTTCCCGTGCCGCTCACCGCGCTGATCGACAGGGCATCGCCGGCGTCCGGATCTCGATCGTTGCCGAGCAGCAGACTCCACAGGTTCGCGGACGTCGCGTCCTCGTTGACGGCGATGCTGTCGATCACCGCGACCGGCGCTTCATTGACGTCGCCGACCGCAACGACGACGTCGTTGCTGCTGCTCAGGCCGGCGGCGTCGGTGACCTGCACCTTCAGCGTGAAGCTGGTCGCGGCCTCATAGTCGAGTGCCG
Above is a window of Sphingomonas glaciei DNA encoding:
- a CDS encoding sensor histidine kinase, whose protein sequence is MTAPVPHDSFTFPVSHARQRRRLRKRRRLFAQHLLVLLAAVGLAVSSQRVIMAPGLELYLGPLFYLFAFWLFGVRAGVAVAVITMAPTYFWWGHPFSVVLGVGHVLFLHWIGQRQANYSIATLVYGATFAAAAGYALIIWNYEVPPALATLLVLRKILNDVLFAAIVDCVRLLLQVDKRRIALVRRRCVWLPAAVTTSTMFFAVTGCMALFVVEVGNFSMRFDAAIRDVDTEVLRITDLEHAAVHSVRGTHEVQTFMGPVQVLMAPSRALLGDTARIGRELGCSTFDDGRQVTGPNDRGTFAYWVNACRVGELGGTGHELAYAASIRPLVLKAYQTLLTELLAVIALAALGIISCQWLRRLTHNTMISWFEVVRDFGTPGLVAPPPVPLKDFQPAIDAFVHENNAYVALAREREQLALAVGELKNAIDLTLIADIYFDQAAGELVFDRLDNTSRENHRLLIHEGDRQELVTAAGKSEVMVEFRPADGAATEWYMLIARNPDLQSRWKAGCMLRLRQSKMQQDRMLHQGRLMDLGGMASALSHEIKQPLFTIALAAENALFQVEASGDESLTPIIKKLGRIGDQVDRARSIIDQVSHYARLETPEGELFDPMEAVTASASFVRPMLVADEMTLSIAHDHDQSLRVSMARVGLEQIVVNALQNAHDSILTRRQGGDPTPGRITIGLRKVEELVEITIADNGTGLSGEASSKAFEAFFTTKGPHRGTGLGLYICRQIMIEAGGRMDLSNGSEGGAVLTITVPCRTAIASAIGHFA
- a CDS encoding response regulator transcription factor translates to MDKDLDAQPGRGLVYVVDDDADLRTELCELLCNNRFEALPFGDGAQFLDAIRPGDPSCVLLDVRMPGVDGITAQTRLRAKAPLAAVIMLSGHGDIPIAVQATKAGAIDFIEKPVAAGALLCSIDDALATARARQSDLEPTGEARRLVATLSHREYQVLRGMVGGLQNKVIAYRLSLSQRTVEIYRAKAMKKLRARSLPLAVQTALVAGVPPLDSGDGTPADACLYLSA
- a CDS encoding EAL domain-containing response regulator; the protein is MSGPLVHLLEDDEPSGKLLQQSLRQRGYETCWTPRVRDLKIDPNRSNVVVLDLAMPEIDGFGAIDRIAKDRNVARVIIASGQQPRVINAALMTAQSAGLTVVGTLQKPYTARRLIELLETRFAPYQDPERRGEDWVKERLAEGSLADRTTVHFQPKHSLATKSLVGFEALARAADGSPISPDLLFGDLVPIDTTLAITCRVIQQSVAAIRRFEHQPMTIAFNCRAEVLCHPLFLPQLEAQVSAAGIDRSCLTVELTEHPTLEGLQPLSRAASQLTMLGYNFAVDDFGKGNAGFELLMQLPFTELKIDKDFFWSVLEGGAAMQMLREVIGYCRAQGILTTIEGIESDAQQEFATALGADLGQGFLWGRAAPL